The Bacteroides ovatus genomic interval TATGCAGGGAAAATTAAAGTAAGTTTCAACAATAAATAATCTAAGAATGTACATGAAAAATAAATTAGTACTATTACTCTTTTTCATATTGACAGGTGCTGTCAGTGTAAATGCTCAAAACTTGCCCGATCAAAAGGAAACATTGGAGGTCATGAAGAAAGTGAACGGTTACTTTATGAAAAAGTATGCCGATTATACTATCCCCAGTTTTTATGGTCGTGTACGTCCCAGTAATATCTGGACACGTGGCGTATATTATGAGGGGCTGATGGCGCTCTATTCTATTTATCCGCGTGAGGATTATTATAAGTATGCCTACGATTGGGCTGATTTTCACAAATGGGGAATGAGAAACGGCAATACCACCCGTAACGCCGACGACCATTGCTGTGGACAAACGTATATCGACTTATATAATATTTGTCCGTCAGACCCGAACATGATCCGGAATATCAAAGCAAGTATCGATATGGTAGTGAACACCCCGCAGGTGAACGACTGGTGGTGGATTGACGCTGTACAGATGGCAATGCCTATTTTTGCTAAATTCGGAAAGATGACTGGGGAACAGAAGTACTACGACAAGATGTGGGATATGTACTATTATACACGCAGTCAGCACGATGAAACCGGTATGTTCAATCAGAAAGACGGTCTGTGGTGGCGCGATCAGGATTTCAATCCTCCCTATAAGGAGCCTAATGGAGAGGATTGCTATTGGAGTCGTGGAAACGGATGGGTATATGCTGCTTTGGTGCGTGTCTTGGATGAAATTCCCTCTGACGAAAAACACCGTCAGGACTATGTCAATGATTTCCTGACCATGAGCAAGGCATTGAAGAAGTGTCAGCGTGAAGACGGTTTCTGGAATGTCAGCCTTCATGATCCTACGAACTTCGGAGGCAAAGAGACTTCCGGCACAGCACTGTTTGTTTACGGTATGGCTTGGGGAGTTCGTAACGGACTGCTCGACCGTAAAGAATATCTTCCCATCCTTTTAAAAGCGTGGAACGCTATGGTGAAAGATGCCGTACATCCGAACGGATTCCTGGGATATGTACAAGGTACGGGTAAGGAGCCCAAAGACGGTCAGCCGGTTACTTATAAGAGTGTACCCGACTTTGAAGATTACGGTGTAGGTTGTTTCCTGCTTGCCGGAACGGAAGTGTACAAGCTGAAATAATAGAATAATATACACTTCTCCATGGGTAATTATACTCCGGTAGCCTTACTTCCCTTGAATGGATAATTGCCAAGGTATTTGCGTACAATCGTCCATTGTATACTTCAATAAGTACGTCTACATTTGCAGGAGTAAAAAACTAAAAAAAACAATAACTTAAAATGAAGACATCAATGAAAAACATGTATTTAGCTGCTGCTATGGTAGTGTCATTAGCTTTTTCTGCTTGTAGTGATGAAGAGTCGGGAAAGGCGGATCGCGCTTATAAACCCATCGAAATTTATGGAAATATCAATGAAGTGGTGAATAATGTACAGGAAACTCGTGCTGTCGGTGCGGCATGGGGCTCGGACGACCGGATTGGAGTGACTGTTGAAGCGGATGAGGATAATGCGACCGCTAATGCAGTGGATACCTATATTAATATCCAATATCGCAATGAAACCGGAGGTTCGTTCCGTGTTGTGAACGAAGGCTCAACAGACAATAATATCCGTTTGAAAGGAGAAGGTGAGTTTACTTTGAATGCTTATTATCCGTATCAGGGAGCGAATGGTACATTGCCGGGTACAGAAGGAGTGATTGCAAAAACAATCAGCGGAGCAGACCAGACAACCGACAAACAGCCACAAATAGACTTTCTATTTGCCCAGGCTACCGGAGTTCGTGCAGAGTCTCCTGTTACCTTCGACTTCTCACATAAAATGACTAAAATCATATTGAAGTTTAAAGCAACCAACGGAGCTACATTAAATAATATGAAAGTCTATTTGAAAAGCCTGCAGTTGGAAGGCTCTTTTAATGTGACTACCGGTGAGGCTGTTGCCAAAAGCGGTGCTACTCCAAATTCAGAATTAAGCATGGATATTGCTAAACCGGCAGAAGGTGAAATGACTGCATCCATTATTTTATTCCCACAGGATATGCCGGAGAAAGTTTTGCTGGAAGTGAGAATGAATGATGAGACCTACACGCAATACATGCCTGTTCAGAATCTGGAGAGTGGACATGCCTATCCTTATAATGTGACCTTCGAAAATCCTGCAATGACAATCACCAAAGCGGAAATAGAAGACTGGATCGTAGAAGATGATAAAGATGTAACTGCTTCGGTTACTGAATAAACGACT includes:
- a CDS encoding glycoside hydrolase family 88 protein: MKNKLVLLLFFILTGAVSVNAQNLPDQKETLEVMKKVNGYFMKKYADYTIPSFYGRVRPSNIWTRGVYYEGLMALYSIYPREDYYKYAYDWADFHKWGMRNGNTTRNADDHCCGQTYIDLYNICPSDPNMIRNIKASIDMVVNTPQVNDWWWIDAVQMAMPIFAKFGKMTGEQKYYDKMWDMYYYTRSQHDETGMFNQKDGLWWRDQDFNPPYKEPNGEDCYWSRGNGWVYAALVRVLDEIPSDEKHRQDYVNDFLTMSKALKKCQREDGFWNVSLHDPTNFGGKETSGTALFVYGMAWGVRNGLLDRKEYLPILLKAWNAMVKDAVHPNGFLGYVQGTGKEPKDGQPVTYKSVPDFEDYGVGCFLLAGTEVYKLK
- a CDS encoding fimbrillin family protein, which codes for MKNMYLAAAMVVSLAFSACSDEESGKADRAYKPIEIYGNINEVVNNVQETRAVGAAWGSDDRIGVTVEADEDNATANAVDTYINIQYRNETGGSFRVVNEGSTDNNIRLKGEGEFTLNAYYPYQGANGTLPGTEGVIAKTISGADQTTDKQPQIDFLFAQATGVRAESPVTFDFSHKMTKIILKFKATNGATLNNMKVYLKSLQLEGSFNVTTGEAVAKSGATPNSELSMDIAKPAEGEMTASIILFPQDMPEKVLLEVRMNDETYTQYMPVQNLESGHAYPYNVTFENPAMTITKAEIEDWIVEDDKDVTASVTE